A genomic stretch from Bacillus sp. E(2018) includes:
- the mtnA gene encoding S-methyl-5-thioribose-1-phosphate isomerase — MTVAEKWVPSVRYRGNHLLILDQQQLPHHTVYLNVTTIEHVWDAISKLKVRGAPAIGIAAAFGLALWSNSETEADHSSFLSKLQKQRDYLASSRPTAVNLFWALDRVVASAERSASVEEAKKNIEAEALLFQEEDENTCRKIGEYALSLLQDGDAVMTICNAGAIATSKYGTALAPFHLAKEQGWNLSVYANETRPVLQGSRLTAWELQANDIDVTLITDNMAAHTLKTKNIKAVIVGCDRVAANGDTANKIGTFGLALQAKALSIPFYVACPLSTLDLKTTSGDDIPIEERPEEEVTHLNGVRIAPEGIKVFNPAFDVTPAEYISAIITEKGIVSGNYREALATLKEDEKIETL, encoded by the coding sequence ATGACTGTAGCTGAAAAGTGGGTTCCTTCTGTTCGATACAGAGGTAACCACCTTCTTATATTAGATCAACAACAACTTCCCCATCACACGGTTTACTTAAACGTAACCACGATTGAACACGTATGGGATGCCATTTCCAAACTTAAAGTTCGAGGCGCTCCTGCGATCGGAATTGCTGCAGCGTTCGGACTCGCACTTTGGAGTAATTCTGAGACAGAGGCCGATCATTCTTCGTTTTTATCAAAATTACAAAAACAAAGAGATTACTTAGCCTCCTCTCGCCCGACAGCTGTTAATTTATTTTGGGCTTTAGACCGAGTTGTGGCATCTGCTGAACGATCCGCTTCTGTAGAAGAGGCGAAAAAAAACATTGAAGCTGAAGCACTTTTATTTCAAGAAGAAGACGAGAATACTTGCAGAAAGATCGGTGAGTACGCCTTATCGCTACTTCAAGACGGAGATGCTGTTATGACGATCTGTAATGCGGGTGCCATCGCGACAAGCAAATATGGAACAGCTTTAGCACCTTTTCATCTTGCAAAAGAGCAGGGCTGGAATCTTTCTGTATATGCGAACGAAACGCGTCCTGTCTTACAAGGATCTCGTTTAACAGCATGGGAGCTCCAAGCAAACGATATTGATGTGACCTTGATCACAGATAATATGGCAGCCCACACGCTTAAAACAAAGAACATTAAAGCGGTTATCGTTGGATGTGACCGAGTAGCAGCGAATGGAGATACAGCAAACAAGATCGGAACTTTTGGGCTTGCTCTTCAAGCAAAAGCACTTAGTATTCCCTTCTATGTAGCTTGTCCTCTATCTACCTTGGATTTAAAAACAACAAGCGGTGATGATATTCCGATCGAAGAACGTCCAGAAGAAGAAGTCACTCATCTAAACGGTGTTCGTATTGCACCGGAAGGAATAAAAGTATTCAACCCAGCTTTCGATGTCACTCCTGCTGAATACATTTCAGCGATCATTACAGAAAAAGGGATCGTGAGCGGCAATTATCGAGAAGCGCTAGCCACACTTAAGGAGGATGAAAAGATTGAAACCTTATAG
- a CDS encoding sugar ABC transporter substrate-binding protein — protein sequence MKRLKPYRVLATACLTTALFLTGCTNEQDALSNKTEAKPTAANESQSKQKNTVTTSSKVPEQLQKPLKIASINQFSIGTFSSQYISGVKKQVEEFGGEVQIYNADNDLSKMAAYVETAVNQQVDGILIDHGRADAIAPSVKKAVAAGIPVVAFDSDINIPGVTVIDQDDYSLSWNALRSMAQDLNGKGEIIYVWVGGFTPMERRNVMYEAFKKRYPSIKEIARFGTATQNTALDTQSQMEALLQKYPKKGDIDAVFAPWDEFAKGVTRAIQQAGRDEIKVYGIDLSDEDLQLMQESDSPWVSTAATDPADVGKLQVRFLYQKVAGEETPQIYSVQPHLVEKEDLPKSKVSMDEISKYVEGWGKSDAGTSPWMENLRKDNKQ from the coding sequence ATGAAAAGATTGAAACCTTATAGAGTCTTGGCAACCGCTTGCCTAACAACTGCTTTGTTCTTAACAGGATGCACCAATGAACAAGATGCTCTTTCCAATAAGACAGAAGCCAAACCAACTGCCGCAAATGAGTCACAATCAAAACAAAAAAATACCGTTACAACATCTAGCAAAGTTCCAGAACAGCTTCAGAAGCCTTTAAAAATCGCTTCGATCAACCAGTTCTCTATTGGTACTTTTTCTTCTCAATATATTAGTGGCGTAAAGAAGCAAGTTGAAGAGTTCGGTGGTGAGGTACAGATCTATAACGCTGATAACGATCTTTCAAAAATGGCAGCATATGTTGAAACAGCCGTTAACCAACAAGTTGATGGAATCTTAATCGATCATGGTCGTGCTGATGCTATCGCACCAAGTGTAAAAAAAGCAGTTGCAGCAGGAATTCCTGTTGTCGCTTTTGATAGTGATATCAACATACCAGGGGTAACCGTTATAGACCAGGATGACTATAGCCTTTCGTGGAATGCTTTACGAAGCATGGCGCAAGACTTAAATGGAAAAGGTGAGATCATATACGTTTGGGTAGGCGGTTTCACACCGATGGAACGAAGAAACGTTATGTATGAAGCTTTCAAGAAGCGTTATCCTTCGATAAAAGAGATCGCTCGTTTTGGTACTGCAACACAGAATACAGCCCTTGATACACAGTCACAAATGGAAGCTTTACTACAGAAATATCCGAAAAAAGGGGATATTGACGCTGTATTCGCTCCTTGGGACGAATTTGCTAAAGGCGTAACGCGTGCGATTCAACAAGCAGGACGTGACGAGATTAAAGTATATGGAATCGACTTAAGTGACGAAGATCTGCAACTGATGCAAGAAAGTGATAGTCCGTGGGTGTCAACCGCTGCAACTGATCCTGCTGATGTTGGGAAATTGCAAGTGCGTTTTCTTTACCAAAAAGTAGCCGGTGAAGAAACACCACAAATTTATAGTGTTCAACCTCACCTTGTAGAAAAAGAGGATCTGCCTAAATCTAAGGTATCTATGGATGAGATCAGTAAGTATGTGGAAGGCTGGGGCAAATCTGATGCTGGAACATCACCATGGATGGAAAACTTACGTAAGGATAACAAACAATGA
- a CDS encoding sugar ABC transporter ATP-binding protein: MTILSLTSIQKSFGEQIVLKGVDFTVKSGEVHALLGANGAGKSTLMKILSGDYERDGGNITLNEKELTIKTPAHAKSAGIEMVVQEVDTALVSSLSIAENVTMNTFITGPAFFSWKKRYKVAQELLNRVGLKLDPAMPLSQCSLAEKQLVLIAKAISEDISFIILDEPTAALSTKEAQHLFHVLRELQMQDVGIIYISHRLPEIMELSTRVTVLKDGYVTLSKETSHCSSEEIVRAMLGNELVELFNDEEDRMLGDTLLEAKQFKVPTTGETVSLSVREGEIVGVAGLVGAGKTETARAMFGADPSKDSLYMKGKKVRISNPQKAISAGIGFVPEERRKEGILVDYNVIENLTLPVLKQFTKFGFIQRKQEKKEAEKWIKQLGIKTQKSSLLLNHLSGGNQQKASIGKWLLTDGDVFIFDEPTKGIDVGAKQDVFQCIKNLAANKKGVLYFTSEIQELLAFCDRILVMYDGKIAGELNKHEATTEKIMHYATGGHYGTVRS, from the coding sequence ATGACGATACTCTCATTAACTTCTATACAAAAATCGTTTGGTGAACAGATTGTATTAAAAGGAGTGGACTTTACCGTGAAGAGCGGTGAGGTCCATGCTCTTTTAGGAGCAAATGGTGCTGGTAAGAGTACACTCATGAAGATACTCTCTGGGGACTATGAGCGTGATGGCGGTAATATTACTTTGAATGAAAAAGAACTGACGATTAAAACACCAGCTCACGCAAAATCAGCTGGCATTGAAATGGTTGTGCAAGAAGTAGATACTGCTCTCGTCTCTTCTTTAAGTATCGCAGAGAACGTAACGATGAATACTTTTATCACGGGTCCTGCCTTCTTCTCCTGGAAAAAAAGATATAAAGTGGCTCAAGAGCTACTGAACAGGGTTGGCTTAAAACTTGATCCAGCCATGCCCCTCTCTCAATGTTCTTTAGCAGAAAAACAGCTAGTACTGATTGCAAAAGCAATTTCTGAAGATATCTCTTTTATTATTTTAGATGAACCTACAGCCGCACTTAGTACGAAAGAAGCTCAACATCTGTTTCATGTTCTTCGTGAACTTCAGATGCAAGATGTGGGCATTATCTATATTTCACACCGCTTACCTGAGATTATGGAACTGTCAACAAGAGTAACAGTCTTAAAAGATGGATACGTCACTCTATCAAAAGAAACATCTCACTGCTCTTCTGAAGAGATCGTTCGTGCGATGTTAGGCAACGAATTGGTTGAACTATTTAACGATGAAGAAGATAGAATGCTAGGCGATACCCTATTAGAAGCCAAGCAGTTCAAAGTTCCTACTACAGGTGAAACCGTATCACTATCTGTACGAGAAGGAGAGATTGTTGGCGTAGCCGGATTAGTAGGTGCAGGTAAGACAGAAACGGCAAGAGCAATGTTTGGTGCAGATCCATCAAAAGATTCTCTTTACATGAAAGGAAAAAAAGTAAGAATATCGAATCCTCAAAAAGCGATTTCGGCCGGTATTGGGTTCGTACCAGAAGAACGACGTAAAGAAGGAATACTAGTTGATTACAATGTAATTGAAAACTTAACACTTCCTGTCTTAAAACAGTTTACAAAGTTCGGTTTCATCCAAAGAAAACAAGAAAAAAAAGAAGCTGAAAAATGGATTAAACAGCTTGGTATCAAGACACAAAAATCGTCTCTTCTTCTGAACCATTTAAGTGGAGGTAATCAACAAAAAGCATCGATCGGTAAATGGCTTCTTACAGACGGAGATGTATTTATTTTCGATGAGCCGACTAAAGGTATTGATGTTGGAGCTAAACAAGATGTGTTTCAATGCATTAAGAACTTAGCCGCTAACAAAAAAGGAGTTCTCTATTTTACGAGCGAGATACAAGAACTGCTCGCTTTTTGTGACCGAATCCTTGTCATGTATGATGGGAAAATTGCCGGAGAATTAAACAAACACGAAGCTACCACTGAAAAAATTATGCACTATGCAACTGGAGGTCATTATGGCACAGTACGTTCATAA
- a CDS encoding ABC transporter permease: protein MAQYVHKEHVENDLNTSKLSLQEKIFPFLYRYGTLLVILLTVIGFSLANDKFLSYQNFTDILRSVSIITLLAIGVTISLIVGGFDLSVGSTASLATVTSAAALVLYRQETIIAILIPIAIGLLVGLLNSFFVVKVRLPDLLATLAVMYIINGLHLTFTKGFSIYNNMPLSEGGTAPGVFLPSFLFIGQGEIWSVPVPVIIMLIAVIVVHVILQQTRFGRLLYITGGNEEAARLSGVPVQRYKMYAYLLSAFFATLAGILLAARIGTGQVSAGAPLLMDGVAAAFIGFSVFGAGKPNVIGTFVGAVLIGILLNGLTMLNVPYYAQDIVKGSILIGALAFMYYEKKK from the coding sequence ATGGCACAGTACGTTCATAAAGAACACGTTGAGAACGATCTAAACACGTCTAAACTCTCACTTCAAGAAAAGATATTTCCTTTTCTTTACCGATACGGCACCCTTCTTGTCATATTATTAACCGTTATTGGATTTAGTCTAGCAAATGACAAGTTTCTAAGCTATCAAAACTTTACAGATATCTTACGCTCTGTTTCTATCATTACGTTGCTCGCGATTGGTGTAACTATCTCTCTAATCGTTGGTGGTTTTGACCTTTCTGTCGGATCAACGGCAAGCCTTGCAACCGTTACGAGTGCCGCTGCTCTCGTTCTCTATCGCCAAGAAACGATTATCGCCATTCTCATCCCGATTGCAATTGGTTTATTAGTAGGTCTATTAAACTCATTCTTTGTTGTAAAAGTGAGACTGCCAGACCTTCTCGCAACACTTGCTGTTATGTATATCATCAATGGTTTGCACCTTACATTCACAAAAGGATTTTCAATCTACAACAATATGCCCCTATCAGAAGGTGGAACAGCTCCTGGTGTTTTCCTTCCTTCTTTCTTATTTATTGGTCAAGGTGAAATATGGTCTGTTCCAGTTCCCGTCATTATCATGCTGATCGCCGTTATTGTCGTTCATGTCATCCTACAGCAGACTCGTTTTGGCAGATTATTGTATATTACAGGCGGAAATGAAGAAGCAGCCCGATTATCCGGTGTGCCTGTTCAGCGTTACAAGATGTATGCTTATCTTTTATCTGCATTCTTTGCTACTCTTGCTGGTATTCTATTAGCCGCACGAATTGGAACCGGTCAAGTGTCTGCTGGTGCTCCTTTGTTAATGGATGGTGTTGCAGCTGCATTTATTGGCTTTTCTGTTTTTGGTGCAGGGAAACCGAATGTGATCGGCACATTTGTTGGTGCCGTTTTGATCGGTATACTCCTTAATGGTTTAACGATGTTAAACGTTCCTTACTATGCACAAGATATCGTAAAAGGTTCTATTTTAATTGGAGCCCTAGCGTTTATGTATTATGAAAAGAAAAAATAA
- a CDS encoding bifunctional diguanylate cyclase/phosphodiesterase yields the protein MKEMDEYLALSHLIKMNTKEMEELNDNLIESEQRYKSLFDHNPDMIYSMDLQGYITSVNHALVQSLEYSEEELLTNHALQFVCDEDHKRVVEHFRLAVHDKPQNFVANIKKKDGGHILSSITNIPIVVNDQVVGVYGIGKNITWQQKAEEEIEQLAFHDSLTGLPNRSLFEKRLRELVSESDPANHLLAVMFVDIDHFKIINESLGHHIGDVVLRHVSNQLRQVIHSQDLLCRFAGDLFTLILTIEKPADVIDTADRIEEALQLPIYLDGQEYTVSTSIGVSIYPNDSTSADVLIKNADTALHKAKEKGRGKREFFTGDMNEFTLERLKLEGFLRKAVQKGELEPYFQPQFCLKTERILGFEALVRWNHPELGLVSPMQFIPLAEEIGLIDEIGRFVLFESCKQLKRWHDSVAPYLSVSVNVSGRQFQRLSFVYEVKEAIETAGISAEYLHLELTESTMIQNVQYSISIMQELRELGVRLSIDDFGTGYSSLSYLKDFPVDYLKIDQSFIRHLSDDFFNTSDAAIIKAIIMMCEGLSLSTVAEGVETHEQMKLLQEYGCHTAQGYIISKPMPACEASEFLRTFLLPKNSTTL from the coding sequence ATGAAAGAGATGGATGAATATTTAGCGCTATCTCATTTAATCAAGATGAATACAAAAGAGATGGAAGAGCTTAATGATAACTTAATTGAATCGGAACAGCGCTATAAGTCGTTGTTCGATCATAATCCAGATATGATCTATTCTATGGATCTACAAGGTTATATAACGAGTGTGAACCATGCGCTCGTTCAGTCTTTAGAGTATTCAGAAGAAGAGTTGCTCACAAACCACGCTCTGCAATTTGTGTGCGATGAAGATCACAAACGGGTTGTTGAACACTTCAGGCTCGCCGTACATGATAAACCGCAAAATTTTGTTGCAAATATTAAGAAAAAAGATGGCGGGCACATTTTAAGCAGCATCACGAACATTCCAATCGTTGTAAACGATCAAGTAGTTGGTGTATATGGGATCGGTAAGAACATTACTTGGCAGCAAAAAGCGGAAGAAGAGATCGAACAACTTGCATTTCACGACTCGTTAACAGGTTTACCAAATCGAAGTTTATTTGAAAAAAGGTTAAGAGAACTCGTTTCTGAAAGTGATCCTGCGAACCACTTATTAGCTGTGATGTTTGTGGATATTGATCATTTTAAGATCATAAATGAAAGTTTAGGTCACCATATTGGAGACGTTGTGTTAAGGCATGTAAGCAATCAGCTTAGACAAGTAATCCATAGTCAAGATTTGCTATGCCGGTTTGCTGGGGACTTATTTACGTTAATCTTAACGATTGAAAAGCCAGCAGACGTGATCGATACAGCAGATCGGATAGAAGAAGCACTTCAATTACCGATCTATCTAGATGGCCAAGAGTATACGGTTAGTACGTCGATTGGGGTCAGCATCTACCCAAATGATAGCACGAGTGCCGATGTTCTCATTAAGAATGCCGACACCGCTCTTCATAAAGCAAAAGAAAAGGGCAGAGGAAAACGTGAATTCTTTACGGGGGATATGAACGAATTCACACTTGAACGGCTAAAGCTCGAAGGCTTTCTACGTAAGGCTGTTCAAAAGGGGGAGCTAGAACCCTATTTTCAACCTCAATTTTGTTTAAAAACGGAAAGAATTCTTGGATTTGAGGCGCTTGTAAGATGGAATCATCCTGAATTGGGGCTGGTTTCTCCAATGCAGTTCATTCCTTTGGCAGAAGAGATCGGGCTTATTGATGAGATCGGCCGGTTTGTTCTGTTCGAATCTTGTAAACAACTAAAGAGATGGCATGATAGTGTGGCACCTTATCTTTCTGTTTCTGTTAATGTATCTGGTAGACAGTTTCAAAGGTTATCATTTGTATATGAAGTAAAAGAAGCGATAGAAACGGCAGGAATTTCCGCGGAATATTTACACTTAGAATTAACAGAGAGTACGATGATTCAAAATGTACAATACAGCATCAGCATCATGCAAGAATTAAGAGAGCTAGGAGTTCGTTTATCGATCGACGATTTTGGTACAGGTTATAGTTCTCTTAGTTATTTAAAAGATTTTCCGGTCGATTATTTGAAAATTGATCAAAGCTTTATCAGACATCTTAGCGATGACTTCTTTAACACGAGTGATGCAGCGATCATTAAAGCAATCATCATGATGTGTGAAGGACTCTCTCTGTCAACTGTGGCAGAAGGTGTAGAAACACATGAACAGATGAAATTACTTCAAGAGTATGGCTGTCACACTGCTCAGGGATACATAATCAGCAAGCCTATGCCTGCTTGTGAAGCGAGTGAATTTTTAAGGACTTTCTTATTACCAAAAAACAGCACAACTCTGTAA
- a CDS encoding DUF1516 family protein has product MIHAHVTSWFLALILFFVTYMLYKKNAGKKSKILHMILRVLYLAILATGGHMLAGYLTDPGIVNQGPIIIKGTLGVVLIGLMEIILVQRKRGESRLLNWVFFWITLLLVLFYGYSVLG; this is encoded by the coding sequence ATGATTCATGCTCACGTAACATCATGGTTTCTGGCGTTAATTTTGTTTTTTGTAACGTATATGCTATACAAAAAAAATGCCGGAAAAAAATCAAAAATTTTGCATATGATCCTGCGCGTTTTGTACTTAGCAATTCTAGCAACAGGTGGCCACATGCTTGCTGGCTATCTAACGGACCCTGGCATCGTTAATCAAGGGCCGATCATCATTAAAGGAACTTTAGGAGTTGTCCTCATCGGATTGATGGAAATCATTCTCGTACAAAGAAAACGTGGTGAGAGCCGCCTGCTTAATTGGGTGTTTTTCTGGATTACTTTATTATTAGTGTTATTCTACGGTTATTCTGTTCTTGGTTAA
- a CDS encoding ornithine--oxo-acid transaminase, translating to MKQTETKNTETVISKTEQYGAQNYHPLPIVISVAEGVWVTDPEGNRYMDMLSAYSAVNQGHRHPKIIQALKDQADKVTLTSRAFHNDQLGDFYEKVSSLTKKDMVLPMNTGAEAVETAIKAVRRWAYDVKGVADNQAEIIVCEGNFHGRTMTAVSMSSDPDYQRGFGPMLPGIKVIPYGDLDALKAAITPNTAAFILEPIQGEAGIVIPREGFLKEALDVCKSENVLFVADEIQSGLGRSGKMFACDWEEIEPDMYILGKALGGGVMPISCVAANREVLGVFNPGSHGSTFGGNPLSCAVSVASVDVLVEENLVERSLKLGEYFLDELKKIDNPVIKEVRGKGLFIGVELNEPARPYCERLKEQGLLCKETHENVIRFAPPLIISDEDLDWAIERIKKVLSV from the coding sequence TTGAAACAGACAGAAACGAAAAATACGGAAACTGTAATTTCAAAAACGGAACAATATGGTGCACAAAACTATCATCCGCTTCCTATCGTTATCTCGGTAGCCGAAGGTGTATGGGTAACAGATCCAGAAGGTAACCGCTACATGGACATGCTAAGTGCATATTCTGCGGTAAATCAAGGGCACCGTCACCCTAAAATTATTCAAGCACTAAAAGATCAAGCAGACAAAGTTACACTAACATCACGTGCATTCCATAACGATCAACTTGGAGACTTTTATGAAAAAGTTTCAAGTCTAACGAAGAAAGATATGGTACTACCGATGAACACTGGTGCTGAAGCTGTTGAGACAGCTATTAAAGCGGTTCGCCGTTGGGCATATGATGTAAAAGGTGTTGCGGATAATCAAGCTGAGATCATCGTTTGTGAAGGAAACTTCCATGGCCGTACGATGACTGCTGTGTCGATGTCATCTGATCCTGATTACCAACGTGGGTTCGGTCCTATGCTACCAGGGATCAAAGTGATTCCTTACGGTGACTTAGACGCCCTGAAAGCAGCTATTACACCTAATACCGCTGCATTCATTCTAGAGCCGATCCAAGGTGAAGCAGGAATCGTTATTCCACGTGAAGGTTTCTTGAAAGAAGCGCTTGATGTTTGTAAGTCTGAAAATGTTCTCTTTGTAGCTGATGAAATTCAATCAGGACTTGGACGTTCAGGTAAAATGTTTGCTTGTGACTGGGAAGAGATCGAGCCAGACATGTACATCTTAGGAAAAGCACTTGGCGGTGGCGTAATGCCAATCTCTTGTGTAGCAGCAAACCGTGAAGTACTTGGCGTGTTCAATCCTGGATCTCACGGATCAACTTTCGGTGGAAACCCGCTTTCTTGTGCAGTATCAGTCGCTTCTGTAGACGTGCTTGTAGAAGAAAACCTAGTTGAGCGTTCACTTAAACTTGGTGAATATTTCTTAGATGAGTTAAAGAAGATCGATAATCCAGTAATCAAAGAAGTTCGTGGTAAAGGTCTGTTTATCGGTGTTGAATTGAACGAACCCGCTCGTCCTTATTGTGAGCGTTTAAAAGAGCAGGGCTTGTTATGTAAAGAAACACATGAAAACGTTATTCGTTTCGCACCGCCATTGATCATTTCTGATGAAGATCTAGATTGGGCGATCGAACGCATTAAAAAAGTACTTTCTGTTTAG
- a CDS encoding SDR family oxidoreductase yields the protein MDLGLKGKNVLVLASSKGLGKACALEFAREGANVMLTSRDEEQLSLTADEIKRETGSDVFYKKCDITQRNEIDELVAAAVEKFGSVDVLVNNAGGPPAGTFNDFEDEHWQGAFELTLLSLVRSVRAVTPNMIKNGGGRIVNIASSSFKQPIDGLILSNTFRTAINGLSKSLSQELGKDGILINTIGPGRIGTDRVGELDQMMAEKKGVSAEEVRTSMESGIPLGRYGEPAEFAKMVVFLCSDANTYITGQSLLIDGGMVKAL from the coding sequence ATGGATTTAGGGTTAAAAGGAAAAAATGTCCTTGTGCTTGCTTCAAGTAAAGGACTTGGAAAAGCTTGTGCATTAGAATTTGCACGAGAAGGTGCGAACGTGATGTTGACAAGCCGTGATGAAGAACAGCTTTCTCTGACAGCAGACGAAATAAAGCGTGAAACAGGTTCGGATGTTTTCTATAAAAAATGTGACATCACACAGCGTAATGAGATCGATGAACTTGTTGCAGCAGCAGTAGAGAAATTTGGCAGTGTGGATGTGCTCGTGAACAATGCAGGGGGTCCTCCTGCTGGTACTTTTAATGATTTTGAAGATGAGCATTGGCAGGGTGCCTTTGAGTTAACATTACTCAGTCTTGTGCGTTCTGTTCGCGCGGTTACGCCTAATATGATTAAAAACGGCGGAGGTCGTATCGTGAATATCGCTTCTTCGTCTTTTAAACAGCCGATCGACGGACTCATCCTATCTAACACTTTCCGAACAGCAATCAACGGATTATCAAAGAGTCTTTCACAAGAGCTAGGGAAAGATGGCATTTTGATTAATACCATCGGCCCGGGGCGAATCGGAACTGATCGAGTAGGTGAATTAGACCAAATGATGGCTGAGAAAAAAGGCGTTTCTGCTGAAGAGGTCAGAACTTCCATGGAAAGCGGAATTCCACTTGGCCGATATGGTGAACCTGCGGAGTTTGCTAAGATGGTCGTGTTCCTTTGCTCTGACGCAAACACTTATATAACTGGCCAGTCACTGCTGATCGATGGCGGTATGGTGAAAGCACTTTAA
- a CDS encoding NAD-dependent succinate-semialdehyde dehydrogenase, which produces MEKLLYINGSWTGDSLEKIEVYNPANGEVVGTVASCGKEETDAAIDAAHKAFPSWSKLTAYERADYLMKLHDLMIEQKEELAELMTLEMGKPLKESIGEVMYAASFIKWYAEEGKRIYGRTIPSSAENKRMQVLRQPVGVVAAITPWNFPAAMITRKLGPALAAGCTFIVKPPKETPLTAIKLVELADQAGFPKGVINLVTGSSSVIGKAIMDSEKVRKVTFTGSTEIGKKLIEQSAATVKNVSMELGGHAPAVVLEDADLNKAVAGIVASKFRNAGQTCICINRVYVQESVYEEFVERVAAEAKKLKVGNGLEEGTDIGPIINKDGYEKISEHVENAVSNGAECVTGGKGRADNGGYYYEPTVLKNVSQDMLIMNEETFGPVIPIHKISSVEEGIRLANTSPFGLAAYVYTESMSKGTQVVEGLDYGIIGWNDGVPSAAQAPFGGMKESGLGREGGVEGMEAYLETKYVSFVL; this is translated from the coding sequence ATGGAAAAGCTGCTTTATATTAACGGTTCATGGACAGGAGATTCTCTCGAAAAAATAGAGGTATACAACCCTGCTAACGGTGAAGTGGTAGGAACTGTAGCATCTTGTGGAAAAGAAGAAACAGATGCTGCGATTGATGCAGCTCACAAAGCATTTCCGAGCTGGTCCAAGTTAACGGCTTACGAGCGTGCTGACTATCTGATGAAACTGCACGACTTAATGATCGAACAAAAAGAAGAGCTAGCAGAACTAATGACACTTGAGATGGGAAAACCATTAAAAGAATCAATAGGTGAAGTGATGTATGCTGCATCTTTCATCAAATGGTACGCAGAAGAGGGTAAGCGGATCTACGGCCGTACAATTCCTTCAAGTGCAGAAAACAAGAGAATGCAAGTTTTACGTCAGCCTGTTGGAGTCGTTGCAGCCATCACGCCATGGAACTTCCCAGCAGCAATGATCACAAGAAAGCTCGGCCCAGCGCTCGCTGCAGGCTGTACGTTTATCGTAAAACCACCAAAGGAAACGCCACTTACAGCAATTAAGTTAGTAGAATTAGCCGATCAAGCAGGCTTCCCAAAAGGCGTCATCAATCTAGTAACAGGATCTTCTTCTGTCATTGGAAAAGCCATTATGGATTCTGAGAAAGTTAGAAAAGTGACCTTTACAGGCTCTACAGAGATCGGAAAGAAATTGATCGAGCAAAGTGCCGCAACTGTAAAGAACGTTTCAATGGAACTAGGCGGTCATGCTCCAGCAGTCGTTCTTGAGGACGCAGACTTAAATAAAGCAGTCGCTGGAATTGTAGCTTCTAAGTTTCGTAACGCAGGTCAAACGTGTATCTGTATCAACCGAGTATATGTGCAAGAAAGTGTTTATGAAGAGTTTGTAGAACGAGTAGCCGCTGAAGCAAAGAAACTAAAAGTAGGAAACGGTTTGGAAGAAGGTACAGATATCGGTCCAATCATTAACAAAGACGGGTATGAAAAGATCTCAGAGCACGTGGAAAATGCTGTTTCAAACGGTGCAGAGTGTGTAACAGGAGGAAAAGGAAGAGCAGATAACGGTGGGTATTATTACGAGCCGACGGTCCTGAAAAATGTTTCACAAGATATGTTGATCATGAATGAAGAAACGTTCGGTCCAGTCATACCGATTCACAAGATCAGCAGTGTTGAAGAAGGGATCCGCCTTGCAAACACAAGTCCATTTGGTTTAGCGGCATATGTTTATACAGAGAGTATGTCCAAAGGAACTCAAGTTGTTGAAGGTTTAGATTATGGAATCATAGGCTGGAACGATGGTGTCCCTTCTGCTGCACAAGCACCGTTCGGAGGTATGAAAGAGAGCGGTCTTGGACGTGAAGGTGGCGTAGAAGGTATGGAAGCTTATCTAGAAACGAAATACGTAAGTTTCGTACTATAA